The following are encoded together in the Cicer arietinum cultivar CDC Frontier isolate Library 1 chromosome 2, Cicar.CDCFrontier_v2.0, whole genome shotgun sequence genome:
- the LOC101494329 gene encoding uncharacterized protein codes for MWSDAPELRIHGLREDSNNFERISKASTSKQAWEILVKYYTGGENAKKLKIKILRRQYELLQMEEDEVVADYFNRVQVVVNQMRTNGESLTEVVIIEKILRTLTQRYDYIVGAIEESKDLNKMKVEDLQDSLEAHELRVRERCAATSTSQVQALQAQVSKKTNQSDKNNKNSSGKKTFNKKGIQCYNYQKLGNFANERRSKKVQREDDEAQMAAEDSDSDEVLLMATTKSDDDCLEQWYLDMGCSNTRMAKKSGL; via the coding sequence ATTCAAACAACTTTGAGAGGATCTCAAAGGCATCTACATCAAAGCAGGCATGGGAGATCTTGGTCAAGTACTATACAGGTGGGGAAAATGCCAAGAAACTGAAGATCAAAATTCTAAGAAGGCAATACGAATTATTGcaaatggaagaagatgaagttgtgGCAGATTACTTCAATCGTGTGCAGGTTGTTGTTAATCAGATGAGAACAAATGGTGAATCATTAACTGAAGTGGTGATTATTGAAAAGATCCTTAGAACATTAACACAAAGGTACGATTACATAGTGGGggcaattgaagaatcaaaggatcttAATAAGATGAAGGTGGAGGATTTGCAAGACTCTCTTGAAGCTCATGAACTGAGAGTAAGAGAAAGGTGTGCAGCAACCTCAACATCTCAAGTACAGGCCCTGCAAGCCCAAGTTAGCAAGAAGACCAACCAAAGTGATAAAAATAACAAGAATTCGAGTGGCAAGAAAACATTCAACAAGAAAGGAATCCAATGCTACAATTATCAAAAATTGGGGAATTTTGCAAATGAACGCAGATCCAAGAAGGTTCAAAGAGAGGATGATGAAGCACAAATGGCAGCTGAGGATTCAGACTCAGATGAGGTGTTGTTGATGGCTACAACAAAATCAGATGATGACTGCCTAGAGCAGTGGTACCTTGACATGGGTTGTTCAAATACACGAATGGCCAAAAAGAGTGGTTTGTAA